Proteins encoded together in one Canis aureus isolate CA01 chromosome 21, VMU_Caureus_v.1.0, whole genome shotgun sequence window:
- the FIGNL1 gene encoding fidgetin-like protein 1 yields MQASSSGSVHLSEWQKNYFAITSGTCTAGQKADAYRAQILRIQYAWANAEMSPACATRLFRRYAERYSAVIDSDNVETGLNNYAESILTLARSQQTDSDRWQSGLSINNVFKMSNVQEMMQASKKSRDSLLAPADASVVIHQEAVVLDPPKLSVCGRSGEGCPLTNSAHDTTRTLDIPEGSPPKCPQSALPPALPSTGKTCPTSVTPLGDFATAKIHATPLFGNVRKHSNSSPKANVGLNVFSSNQSCLPSVCEDPRERRAFYGSGTVDALSASMVNKAFSKMGDNGQREEGSLPTFKTAKEQLWVDQQKKYQQAQRVSGSSYGGVKKSLGASRSRGIFGKFVPPLPKQDGGDQNGGVQYKPYSPGPAEPAHPVDERLKNLEPKMIELIMNEIMDHSPPVNWEDIAGVEFAKATIKEIVVWPMMRPDIFTGLRGPPKGILLFGPPGTGKTLIGKCIASQSGATFFSISASSLTSKWVGEGEKMVRALFAVARCQQPAVIFIDEIDSLLSQRGDGEHESSRRIKTEFLVQLDGATTSSEDRILVVGATNRPQEIDEAARRRLVKRLYIPLPEASARRQIVINLMSKEQCCLSEEEIALVVRQSDGFSGADMTQLCREASLGPIRSLQTADIATIAPEQVRPIAYVDFENAFRTVRPSVSPKDLELYENWNRTFGCGK; encoded by the coding sequence ATGCAGGCTTCCAGCAGCGGGTCCGTGCACTTGAGTGAGTGGCAGAAGAATTACTTTGCAATTACATCTGGCACGTGTACCGCAGGACAGAAGGCGGACGCGTACCGGGCACAGATATTACGCATTCAGTATGCATGGGCAAACGCCGAGATGTCCCCGGCCTGCGCCACCAGACTGTTCAGAAGATATGCAGAGAGATATTCTGCAGTTATTGATTCTGACAATGTTGAGACTGGCTTGAATAACTACGCGGAAAGCATTTTAACCTTAGCAAGGTCTCAGCAAACCGACAGTGACAGGTGGCAGTCTGGATTgtcaataaataatgttttcaaaatgagTAATGTGCAGGAGATGATGCAAGCCAGCAAGAAATCCAGAGACTCTCTGTTGGCACCTGCTGATGCATCGGTTGTCATCCATCAAGAGGCTGTTGTCCTCGATCCCCCTAAATTGAGTGTGTGTGGGCGTTCTGGGGAGGGCTGCCCATTAACTAACTCAGCGCATGATACCACCAGGACCCTGGACATCCCAGAGGGCAGCCCTCCGAAGTGCCCTCAGAGTGCCCTGCCGCCTGCGCTGCCCAGCACTGGTAAGACCTGTCCCACGTCTGTAACACCGCTGGGTGACTTTGCCACTGCAAAGATCCATGCCACCCCGTTATTTGGAAACGTCCGGAAGCACAGTAACAGCTCTCCGAAAGCCAACGTAGGACTAAATGTGTTCTCGTCTAATCAGTCTTGTTTGCCTTCCGTCTGCGAAGATCCACGAGAGAGGAGAGCTTTTTATGGTTCTGGCACCGTTGATGCCCTTTCTGCCTCAATGGTGAATAAGGCTTTCAGTAAAATGGGAGATAATGGCCAAAGAGAAGAGGGTAGCTTGCCTACTTTTAAAACTGCAAAAGAACAATTATGGGTGGATCAGCAAAAGAAGTACCAGCAAGCCCAGCGAGTATCCGGGTCCTCATACGGCGGCGTGAAGAAGTCTCTGGGAGCCAGCAGGTCCCGAGGGATATTTGGGAAGTTTGTTCCTCCTCTCCCTAAGCAAGATGGGGGAGATCAGAATGGGGGAGTGCAGTATAAGCCATACAGCCCGGGACCCGCAGAGCCGGCACATCCTGTTGATGAGCGTCTGAAGAACTTGGAGCCAAAGATGATTGAACTTATCATGAATGAGATCATGGATCACAGCCCGCCAGTCAACTGGGAAGATATCGCAGGAGTAGAATTTGCCAAAGCCACGATAAAGGAGATAGTCGTGTGGCCCATGATGAGGCCAGACATCTTTACTGGCCTACGAGGACCCCCTAAAGGAATTCTGCTCTTTGGGCCCCCCGGGACCGGGAAGACTCTGATTGGCAAGTGCATCGCAAGCCAGTCTGGGGCGACGTTCTTTAGTATCTCCGCTTCTTCTTTGACTTCTAAATGGGTGGGTGAGGGGGAGAAAATGGTCCGTGCACTGTTTGCTGTGGCAAGGTGTCAGCAGCCAGCTGTCATATTCATTGATGAAATCGATTCCCTATTGTCTCAACGAGGAGATGGCGAGCATGAATCTTCTAGAAGGATAAAAACCGAATTCCTAGTTCAGTTAGATGGAGCAACCACGTCCTCTGAAGATCGTATTCTAGTGGTGGGAGCGACCAATCGGCCCCAAGAAATTGATGAGGCCGCCCGGAGAAGGCTGGTGAAAAGGCTTTATATTCCCCTCCCGGAAGCTTCGGCCAGGAGACAGATCGTGATTAACCTGATGTCCAAGGAGCAGTGCTGCCTCAGTGAGGAGGAAATCGCGCTGGTTGTACGTCAGTCCGACGGGTTCTCGGGAGCCGACATGACACAGCTTTGCAGAGAGGCGTCTCTCGGGCCTATTCGCAGCCTGCAGACTGCTGACATCGCCACCATAGCTCCCGAGCAAGTTCGACCAATAGCTTATGTTGACTTTGAGAACGCCTTTAGAACCGTGCGGCCTAGTGTGTCTCCTAAAGACTTAGAGCTTTACGAGAACTGGAACAGGACTTTTGGTTGTGGGAAGTAA